One stretch of Streptomyces agglomeratus DNA includes these proteins:
- a CDS encoding PaaX family transcriptional regulator C-terminal domain-containing protein: MAEQHTPRSLIVSLYGAYGRTPGGGGEPMPVAELIRLLAAVGVDAPSVRSSVSRLKRRGLLVAARTPEGAAGYALSADAHQLLDDGDRRIYEHPAPELSEGWVLAVFSVPESERAKRHVLRSRLTRLGFGSAAPGVWIAPARLYEETRHTMERLQLSPYVDLFRGEHLGFAATEEAVARWWDLTAIAKQHEQFLDLHEPVLRGWVARGDEAPAPEHAYRDYLLALDSWRRLPYADPGLPAELLPADWPGVRSAKVFAGLHARLRDAGAEFVRGGGQGRGGDSGRTGGQGRGGDHGRGGDDGRGDPKTG; this comes from the coding sequence GTGGCCGAGCAGCACACCCCCCGTTCCCTGATCGTCTCCCTCTACGGCGCGTACGGACGCACTCCCGGCGGAGGCGGGGAGCCCATGCCGGTCGCCGAGCTCATCCGGCTGCTGGCCGCCGTCGGAGTCGACGCGCCGTCGGTGCGCTCGTCGGTCTCCCGGCTGAAGCGGCGGGGCCTGCTCGTCGCCGCCCGTACGCCGGAGGGCGCCGCCGGGTACGCCCTGTCCGCCGACGCCCACCAGCTCCTCGACGACGGCGACCGGCGGATCTACGAGCATCCCGCGCCGGAGCTGTCCGAGGGCTGGGTGCTGGCCGTCTTCTCGGTCCCCGAGAGCGAGCGCGCCAAGCGGCACGTCCTGCGCTCCCGCCTCACCCGCCTGGGCTTCGGGTCGGCGGCGCCGGGGGTGTGGATCGCGCCCGCGCGGCTGTACGAGGAGACGCGCCACACCATGGAGCGCCTCCAGCTCTCGCCGTACGTCGACCTGTTCCGCGGGGAGCACCTCGGCTTCGCGGCGACGGAGGAGGCGGTCGCGCGCTGGTGGGACCTGACGGCGATCGCCAAGCAGCACGAGCAGTTCCTGGACCTGCACGAGCCGGTGCTGCGCGGGTGGGTGGCGCGGGGTGACGAAGCCCCTGCGCCGGAACACGCCTACCGGGACTACCTCCTGGCACTGGATTCCTGGCGCCGCCTTCCGTACGCCGACCCGGGCCTGCCGGCCGAGCTGCTGCCGGCGGACTGGCCGGGGGTGCGCTCGGCGAAGGTGTTCGCCGGGCTGCACGCGCGGCTGCGGGACGCGGGGGCGGAGTTCGTGCGTGGCGGCGGCCAGGGGCGCGGCGGCGATTCGGGGCGTACCGGCGGTCAGGGGCGCGGTGGCGATCACGGGCGCGGCGGAGACGACGGGCGCGGCGATCCGAAAACCGGGTGA
- a CDS encoding GNAT family N-acetyltransferase: protein MAWTFTEDLDAYLAAAGAAVAARPVDNTLLLTVAGTLRRRGSDAYGEGTPRYGWWRGASGRVDGALLWTPPHAVLVGTVPAEAVAPLAEACLGLGGPAVSAERGTARALAARWRRAGAEVTTVLEQRLYRLGEPAPPDPAPPGRARVAAVADRELLVEWVDGFRREAGHPRPGAGRAVDDRLAYGGLTLWEDDGVPVSMAGVSRPAAGTVRVAPVYTPPRWRRRGYAAAVTSAVSLDARSAGAGEVLLFTDLANPTSNGVYRRIGYRPVADRVEIAPVR from the coding sequence ATGGCCTGGACATTCACTGAGGACCTCGACGCGTACCTGGCCGCGGCGGGCGCCGCCGTCGCCGCGCGGCCCGTGGATAACACGCTGCTGCTGACCGTCGCCGGAACACTGCGGCGGCGTGGAAGCGACGCGTACGGCGAAGGCACCCCCCGGTACGGATGGTGGCGCGGCGCGTCCGGCCGCGTGGACGGCGCGCTGCTGTGGACACCGCCGCACGCGGTGCTGGTCGGGACCGTGCCCGCGGAGGCGGTGGCGCCGCTGGCGGAGGCGTGCCTGGGGCTGGGCGGCCCGGCGGTCAGCGCGGAGCGGGGGACCGCGCGGGCGCTGGCGGCGCGGTGGCGGCGTGCGGGCGCGGAGGTCACCACCGTGCTGGAGCAGCGCCTGTACCGGCTCGGGGAGCCGGCCCCGCCGGACCCCGCACCGCCGGGGCGCGCGCGGGTGGCGGCCGTGGCCGACCGTGAGTTGCTGGTGGAGTGGGTGGACGGCTTCCGCCGGGAGGCCGGCCATCCCCGGCCCGGCGCCGGACGGGCGGTGGACGACCGTCTCGCCTACGGCGGCCTGACTCTGTGGGAGGACGACGGGGTCCCGGTGTCCATGGCGGGCGTCTCGCGGCCCGCGGCGGGGACGGTGCGGGTGGCGCCGGTCTACACGCCGCCGCGGTGGCGGAGGCGCGGGTACGCGGCGGCGGTCACGTCGGCGGTGAGCCTGGACGCGCGGAGTGCGGGGGCGGGTGAGGTGCTGCTCTTCACGGACCTCGCGAACCCGACGAGCAACGGTGTGTACCGGCGCATCGGCTACCGCCCGGTGGCGGACCGGGTGGAGATCGCGCCGGTGCGGTAG
- a CDS encoding AMP-binding protein, with protein MELKTSAHIDTFPRDQLPPAHQWPQLLFDRPELRYPDRLNCGVELLDRTVERLGPDRPVFRTAAGEVWTYGELLGHVDRIAHVLTTDLGVVPGNRVLLRGPTTPWLAACWLAVMKAGAVAVTVLAQQRASELATMCEIARVGHALCDVRAVDDLVKAEVPGLRVTAYGGDAPDDLLRAAAGKPSRYTAVRTSADDVALIAFTSGTTGRPKGCMHFHRDVLAVADTFSRHVLRPRADDVFAGSPPLGFTFGLGGLVIFPMRAGASALLLEQAGPKQLLPALAEHRVSVLFTAPTAYRAMLEGLDGHDLSALRRCVSAGENLPAATWRAWHERTGVRIINGIGATELLHIFLSAADEAARPGTTGVPVPGWEARVVDASGAPVPDGEPGFLAVRGPVGCRYLADDRQTEYARGGWNLTGDTYVREPDGYFRYVARADDMIISAGYNIAGPEVEDALLRHPDVVEAAVVGRTDERRGQVVVAYVVLGDGVAAGDATVARLRDFVKAELAPYKCPREIVFLDALPRTPTGKLQRFRLRAAAE; from the coding sequence ATGGAGCTGAAGACCTCAGCGCACATCGATACCTTTCCCCGCGACCAGCTTCCGCCCGCGCATCAGTGGCCGCAGCTGCTCTTCGACCGTCCGGAGCTGCGCTATCCCGACCGCCTCAACTGCGGGGTGGAGCTCCTGGACCGTACGGTCGAACGCCTCGGTCCGGACCGGCCCGTCTTCCGCACCGCCGCCGGCGAGGTCTGGACGTACGGCGAACTGCTCGGCCACGTCGACCGGATCGCGCACGTCCTCACCACCGACCTGGGCGTCGTGCCCGGCAACCGCGTCCTGCTGCGCGGCCCCACCACACCGTGGCTGGCGGCCTGCTGGCTCGCGGTGATGAAGGCGGGCGCGGTGGCGGTGACGGTGCTGGCGCAGCAGCGGGCGTCCGAGCTGGCGACCATGTGCGAGATCGCCCGGGTCGGCCACGCCCTGTGCGATGTACGGGCGGTCGACGACCTGGTGAAGGCCGAGGTGCCGGGGCTGCGCGTCACGGCGTACGGCGGCGACGCGCCCGACGACCTGCTGCGCGCGGCGGCCGGCAAGCCGTCGCGGTACACCGCCGTGCGGACGTCCGCCGACGACGTCGCGCTGATCGCCTTCACGTCGGGGACGACGGGGCGGCCCAAGGGCTGCATGCACTTCCACCGGGACGTGCTGGCCGTCGCCGACACCTTCTCGCGCCATGTGCTCAGGCCCCGCGCCGACGACGTCTTCGCGGGCAGTCCGCCGCTCGGATTCACCTTCGGGCTCGGCGGTCTGGTGATCTTCCCGATGCGGGCGGGCGCGTCGGCGCTGCTGCTGGAACAGGCGGGGCCGAAGCAGTTGCTGCCCGCTCTGGCCGAGCACCGGGTGTCGGTGCTGTTCACGGCCCCGACGGCGTACCGGGCGATGCTGGAGGGGCTCGACGGGCACGACCTGAGCGCCCTGCGGCGCTGTGTGTCGGCCGGCGAGAACCTGCCCGCCGCGACCTGGCGGGCCTGGCACGAGCGCACCGGCGTGCGCATCATCAACGGCATCGGCGCGACCGAGCTGCTGCACATCTTCCTCTCGGCGGCGGACGAGGCGGCCCGGCCGGGTACGACGGGCGTGCCCGTGCCCGGGTGGGAGGCGCGGGTGGTGGACGCGTCGGGCGCTCCGGTGCCCGACGGCGAGCCGGGGTTTCTGGCGGTGCGCGGACCCGTCGGCTGCCGCTACCTCGCCGACGACCGCCAGACCGAGTACGCGCGGGGCGGCTGGAACCTGACCGGCGACACGTACGTCCGCGAGCCGGACGGCTACTTCCGGTACGTGGCCCGCGCGGACGACATGATCATTTCGGCCGGGTACAACATCGCGGGCCCCGAGGTCGAGGACGCGCTGCTGCGCCATCCGGACGTGGTGGAGGCGGCGGTCGTGGGGCGGACCGACGAGCGGCGCGGTCAGGTCGTGGTGGCGTACGTCGTCCTGGGCGACGGGGTGGCCGCGGGCGACGCGACCGTGGCGCGGCTGCGCGACTTCGTCAAGGCGGAGCTGGCGCCGTACAAGTGCCCGCGCGAGATCGTCTTCCTGGACGCCCTCCCCCGTACGCCGACCGGCAAGCTCCAGCGCTTCCGGCTGCGGGCGGCCGCGGAGTGA